A window of Streptomyces broussonetiae genomic DNA:
CCTGGGCCGGGTCGTAGACGCCGCAGGGCAGGTCGCAGTGGGCGCTGACCTTGACCTTGGGGGCAAACAGGCGGGAAAGCATGGAGCATTCCTTCCTCGTGATCGTCTTCTCAGGTGCGACATTACTCCCTGAGGAACACGATTTCTCGGGTGCCCCCTAGGGCTTAGGACAAAAGTCCAGGGTGAGACTGAGACTGGTGGAGGAACGGACCGGGGAGGTGCCGGGGATGCCGGAACTGTCGCAGGAGACCGAGCGGGGCAGGGCCGTGGCGCCGTTCGGGCTGGCCGAGGTGACGGGCCCGTCCATGGTGCCCACGCTCCGGCACGGGGACCGGCTGCTGCTGCGGTACGGGGGAGCGGTCCGGCCGGGGGACGTCGTCGTCCTGCGCCATCCGTTCCAGCAGGACCTGCTGGTCGTCAAGCGCGCCGTGGAGCGGCGGGAGGGCGGCTGGTGGGTGCTCGGGGACAATCCGTACGCGGGCGGGGACAGCACCGACTACGGCGTCGTACCGGACGAACTGGTCCTGGGCAAGGCGTACTTCAGGTACCGGCCGCGGCCGGTCGGTCAGCGTTCGCCGCTGGCGCTGGCACGCTGGGCGCTCTCGGCCGCGCGGCCACTGCTGCCCGACCGGTCGGCCTCCAGGCGCTTGCGGGCGCGGTAGGCGGCCACGTTGGCCCGGGTCGCGCAGCGGTCCGAACAGTAGCGTCGGGAGCGGTTGGTGGACGTGTCGAGGTAGGCGTTGCGGCACGGGGTCGCCTCGCACAGGCCCAGGCGGTCGACGCCGTACTCGGTCAGGTGGAAGGCCAGGCCCATCGCCGCGATGGCCGCATAGCCGGCGGTGGCGTTGGAGGGGTGGTCGGCCAGGTGCATGTGCCACAGCGGGCGGCCGTCCTCGTCGCGGAAGTCGTGACCGGAGATCTGGGGGCTGACCGGGAACTCCAGGAGCAGTGAGTTCAGCAGGTCCACGGCCAGCGTCTCATCGCCCTTGTCCGCCGCCTCGAAGACGGCGCGCAGCCTCGCCCGTACCGAGCGGAAGCGCGTGACGTCGGCGTCGGTGGCACGGCGGCCCGCGGACGCGTTGGCGCCGAACAGATCACGGACGGCCTCGACCGACGTCAGGGAGTCCTTGCCCCGGGCCGGTTCCTCGCTGTTGACGAGACGTACGGCGTAATCCGAGTAATAGGCCAGTTCCACTTGTAGTCCTTACGGGGGCGCTTTATGGTCGTGTCTGCGGTCGGGTAACAGCCGGTCGTGCTTCCAGGGTATTACGCGTCGCGAGGGGAGATGAGGTGCCGTGACCACGAGTACCGGAACCGACTGGGCAGCGTGGCAGGAGAGCTGGGACCGGCAGCAGGAGTGGTACATGCCGGACCGCGAGGAGCGGTTCCGGATCATGCTGGACATGGTCGAGGCACTGGTGGGACCTGCCCCGCGGGTCCTCGACCTCGCGTGCGGCACCGGCACCGTCACCGCCCGGCTGCTGGCCCGCCTCCCGGAGGCCACCAGCACGGGCGTCGACCTCGACCCGGCCCTGCTCGCCATCGCGGGCGGCACCTTCGAAGGAGACGACCGCGTCTCCCTCGTCACCGCCGACCTCAAGGACCCCGGCTGGCGGGCGGAACTGCCCTACGGCACCTACGACGCCGTTCTGACCGCCACGGCCCTGCACTGGCTGCACAGCGAACCCCTCGCGGCCCTCTACGGTCAGGTCGCGGAACTGGTCCGCGACGGCGGTGTCTTCATGAACGCGGACCACATGATCGACGACAGCACGCCACGGATCAACGAGGCGGAGCGCGCCCTCAGGCACGCCCGGATGGATCAGGCCAAGCGGGACGGCGCCGTCGACTGGACCGAGTGGTGGCAGCTCGCCGCGCAGGACCCGGTCCTCGCCGAGCCCACCGCCCGCCGCTTCGAGATCTACGGCGAGCACGCCGACGGGGACATGCCCTCGGCCGCCTGGCACGCGCGGGTGCTGCGCGAGAAGGGCTTCGGCGAGGCCCGGCCGGTGTGGTGCTCGCCGTCGGACACGATGCTGCTGGCGGTGAAATGAGCCGGTCGTAGCCGGGTGCAGACGGTCGTGGCCGGTCGTAGCCGGGTGCAGACGGTCGTGGCCGGTTGTGGACGGTCGTGGCCCGGCACGGACGGGCATGGAAGGGCGAGGGGCGGTACGGGAAGTCCGTACCGCCCCTCGTGCGTCACCCGGTCGAAGGACCTCAGAGGACCTTGGACAGGAACGACTGCGTCCGCTCGTGCTGCGGATTCGTCAGGACGTCCCGTGGATGTCCGGATTCGACCACCACGCCCTCGTCCATGAACACCAGGCTGTCGCCCACCTCGCGGGCGAAGCCCATCTCGTGGGTGACGACGACCATCGTCATGCCGGACTCGGCGAGGTCTCGCATGACGTCCAGGACGTCGCCGACCAGCTCCGGGTCCAGGGCCGAGGTCGGCTCGTCGAACAGCATCAGCTTCGGGTCCATCGCGAGGGCCCGGGCGATCGCCACGCGCTGCTGCTGGCCGCCGGAGAGCTGTGAGGGGTAGTGCCCGGCCCGGTCGGCCAGCCCCACGCGCTCCAGCAGCTGCATCGCCCGCTCCTTGGCCTGCGCCTTGCCGGTCCCCTTGACCTGGACCGGCGCCTCCATGACGTTCTCCATGGCGGTCATGTGCGGGAACAGGTTGAAGCGCTGGAAGACCATGCCGATGTCCCGGCGCTTGAGGGCGACCTCGCGGTCCCGCAGCTCGTACAGCTTGTCGCCCTGCTGGCGGTAGCCGACCAGCTCACCGTCGACGTACAGCCGGCCGGCGTTGATCTTCTCCAGATGGTTGATGCACCGGAGGAACGTGCTCTTGCCGGAGCCGGAGGGGCCGATGAGGCAGAACACCTCGCCCGGCTTCACCTCCAGGTCGATGCCCTTGAGCACCTCGACGTGGCCGAAGGACTTGTGGACGCCCTGCGCCCTGACCATCGGGACGGTGCCCTTCGCGGGAGCGTCCTGGGTCCTGCTCGGCTTCTCGGTCATGCCGTGACCTTCCTGCTCGAGAAGGTCGTCAGGTGGGACCTGACCTTCTGCCACGGGGTGGGCGGGAGGCTGCGGCTGGAGCCGCGGGCGTAGTACCGCTCGATGTAGTACTGGCCGACGCTCAGGACCGAGGTCATGATCAGGTACCAGGCCGCGGCGAGGAAGTACATCTCCACCGGGGCGCCGGAGTTCTGGCCGATGTCCTGGGCGTAACGGAACAGCTCGGGATACTGGACGGCCGCCACGAGCGAGGTCGTCTTGAGCATGTTGATGACCTCGTTGCCCGTCGGCGGCACGATCACGCGCATCGCCTGCGGGATGATCACCCGGCGCAGGGTCCTGGCGTGGCTCATGCCGAGCGCGTGGGCCGCCTCGGTCTGGCCCTCGTCCACCGCGAGCAGGCCCGCCCGGCAGATCTCGGCCATGTACGCCGCCTCGTTCAGACCCAGGCCGAGCAGCGCCGTCAGCAGCGGCGTCATGAAGTTCGACCAGTAGTCCTTGTAGAACGGCATCAGGTTGATGTACTCGAAGACCAGGCCCAGGTTGAACCAGAGGAACAGCTGGACCAGGACCGGCGTGCCGCGGAAGAACCAGATGTAGAACCAGGCGATCGACGAGGTCACGGGGTTCCTCGACAGGCGCATGATCGCGAGGACGATGCCGCCGACGATGCCGATCAGCATCGACAGGACGGTCAGCAGGAGGGTCTTGCTGACGCCGGTCAGGATCCGGTGGTCGAAGAAGTACTCCGGCACCGCGTGCCAGTTGATCTTGCCCTGGCCGAACGCGTAGACGATCGCGACGAGGATCGCGATGGCTATGACGGCGGAGACGTAGCGTCCGTAGTGCCGGACCGGGATGGCCTTGATGGCCTCCGGGCGGGCTGGGGGAGTCTCCTGGGCCGGTGTCTGCCCGGCCGTCTTGTCCTTGTCAGTCACGGGTGTTGCCTCTCGGTGGCCGCTTGCCGGACGCGGGTCACTTGCCGCCGTTGATGACGGACTGCTTGACGGCGCCGTCCTGGGCGCCCCACTTCTCGAGGATCTTCTCGTACTCGCCGTTCTTGATGATCGCGTCCATCGCGGCCTGGAGCGCGTCGCGCAGCTGGGTGGCGCTCTTGGAGACGGCGATGCCGTACGGGGCCGCCTCGACCTGCTGGCCGACAACCTGGAAGTCCTTGCCGCCGCCGGAGGTCTTCACCGCGTACGCGGCCACCGGGAAGTCGGAGGAGGCGGCGTCCACACCACCCGAGCGCAGCCGGGTCTGGGACTGCTGGTCGTCGTCGAACGGCTCGATGGAGAGCTTCTTGCCGCCCGGACACTTCTTGGCCTCCTGCTTGGCCAGGTCCTCGGAGACGGTGCCGCGCTCGACGGCGATCTTCTTGCCGCACAGGTCCGACCAGCCGTTGATGCCCTGCGTGTCGCCCTTGCGCGTGTAGATCGAGACACCGGCGGTCAGGTAGTCGACGAAGTCGACGCCCTCGCCGACCTTCTTGCCGGTGTCCGGGTCGACGCCCTCCTGGCGGTTCTTGTTGTCCGTCATCGCCGACATCGCGATGTCGTAGCGGCCCGAGCGCAGGCCCGTGAGCAGGCCGTCGAAGGTGCCGTTCTCGAAGGTCAGCTTCACGCCGAGCTGCTTGCCCATGGCCGCGGCGAGATCGGGGTCGAGGCCGGCGACGTTGCCGGAGGAGTCCTTGAACTCCACGGGGGCGTACGCGATGTCCGAGCCCACCTTGATCTCGCCCTTGCTCCGGATGTCGGCCGGGAGCTTGCCGGCGAGCGGGGCGCCGCCGGTGGAGCCGGTGGAGCCGGTGCTCTTGGTCTTGGTCTGGTCACCGCAGCCGGTGAGCAGGAGAGCGCCCGCGACCGCGATCGCACCCACCGCGGCCAGACGGGAGTGCGCGGCGGTGGTACGACGGGTGGAGCTTGCGGTCATCGTGGTTCCTCCGGCGGATGGGGAAGATTTTCCGATGGGGTCGACGGGAACACACACCTTCGGGTGTCGCGACCTCGTGGGTTTACGGCATCTTGCCATTCGGACTACGCCATTCAGGGTTGTGACTATGTCAAAATCGCATAACGGGTGATCCCCCGAACCGCATCAGTCGGTGAAACAACGGTCCTTGACCACCGGACCATCTGCGGGAATGCGGTACTCCGGCCGGAAAATCTTCGGCTCGTCTCACGATGTGGTCAGCGCATCTACGCGCGTACCCATGGCTGTCCGCGCTCGGCGTGGACGTCAGCCTCGTGTCATCCGCGTGTGGCTCTCTAGTCGCCGGATGTGACCTTGGACCTAATGGACTCGTCGTGGGCGCCGTCCGTCCGGTAAGAAGGTTCTTTACACCCCTCATCCGGGGCTCAGGGCGCGTGTGCGGCGCGCCCGTCGCGCAGATGCTCGTACGTATCAGCAATCGGGTCCTGCGCGGTGCCCGCCCACCCCTCACCAGGAGTGGTCGACCCTCAAACCATGCATACCTAAGGGGTAAGACAAAGTGGCAGCGGAGATCGTCAATCCTCGCAGCGACAGCACAACGGACCAGGACGGCGGGGCCGAGCCCCTCGATTCCTTCGATCCGGTGTTCGCGCTGCACCGCGGCGGCAAGATGGCCGTGCAGGCCACCGTGCCGGTCCGTGACAAGGACGACCTTTCCCTCGCGTACACGCCCGGCGTCGCGCGCGTGTGCACCGCGATCGCGGAGCAGCCGGAGCTGGTCAACGACTACACGTGGAAGTCGAGCGTGGTCGCCGTCGTGACCGACGGTACGGCCGTCCTCGGACTCGGGGACATCGGTCCCCAGGCCTCCCTCCCCGTCATGGAGGGCAAGGCGATCCTGTTCAAGCAGTTCGGCGGCGTCGACGCGGTCCCGATCGCGCTCGACTGCACCGACGTGGACGACATCGTCGAGACCGTCGTCCGGCTCGCCCCGTCCTTCGGCGGAGTGAACCTGGAGGACATCTCGGCACCCCGGTGCTTCGAGATCGAGCGCCGGCTCCAGGAGCGCCTCGACATCCCGGTCTTCCACGACGACCAGCACGGTACGGCCGTCGTGACGCTCGCGGCGCTGCGCAACGCGGCGCGGCTGAGCGGGCGCGAGATCGGGCAGCTGCGGGCCGTCATCTCGGGTGCCGGCGCGGCCGGTGTCGCCATCGCCAAGATGCTGGTCGAGGCCGGCATCGGGGACGTGGCCGTGACGGACCGCAAGGGCGTCGTGTCCGCAGACCGGGAGGACCTCACCTCCGTCAAGCGGGAGCTGGCCGGTTTTACCAACAAGGCGGGCATCACCGGCACGCTGGAGGACGCCCTCGCGGGCGCCGACGTCTTCATCGGCGTCTCCGGCGGTACGGTCCCGGAGGAGGCCGTCGCCTCCATGGCCAAGGGTGCCTTCGTCTTCGCGATGGCCAACCCGAACCCCGAGGTGCACCCGGACGTCGCGCACAAGTACGCGGCGGTCGTGGCGACCGGGCGGTCCGACTTCCCGAACCAGATCAACAACGTGCTGGCGTTCCCGGGCATCTTCGCGGGCGCGCTGCAGGTGCGGGCCTCTCGGATCACCGAGGGCATGAAGATCGCCGCGGCGGAGGCGCTGGCGGCCGTGGTGGGCGACGACCTCGCCGCCGACTACGTGATTCCCTCGCCGTTCGACGAGCGGGTCGCTCCTGCGGTGACGGCGGCGGTCGCGGCTGCCGCGCGGGCCGAAGGGGTTGCGCGCCGCTGAGTCGGTCGAATGGCCCCGCCTGCTGAGGCGGGGCCATTTTCTTTCCCCCGCCTGCCCCCGACGCGGGCGCTGCAGGGGTGCCCCTGAGGGGGCCTGTGGCGGGCTGGGCCGCATGGGTGCCCTTGTGCAAGAGGGCATGTGTCACAGGCCGCCGTGGTTCCGTCGGCCGACCCGCGCACCTATCGTCGGGCCCATGTTCGCTGTCTACGCCGCCCGAATCGACCGCGACCAGCCGCTCACCGGCCTTGAGTTGGGGGAGCGTCCGGCTCCCGAGGCCCGGCCCGGCTGGAGCACGATCCATGTGCGCGCCGCCTCCCTCAACCACCACGACCTCTGGTCCCTGCGAGGCGTCGGCCTCCCCGAGGACCGGCTGCCGATGATCCTCGGCTGCGACGCCGCCGGGGTCGACGCGGACGGCAACGAGGTCGTCCTGCACTCCGTCATCGGCCAGACCGGCCACGGTGTCGGCCCGAACGAGCCGCGCTCCATCCTCACCGAGCGCTACCAGGGCACCTTCGCCGAGCAGGTCGCCGTGCCGACCTGGAACGTGCTGCCCAAGCCCAAGGAGTTGTCCTTCGCCGAGGCCGCCTGTCTGCCGACCGCGTGGCTGACGGCCTACCGGATGCTGTTCACCAACGCCGGGGTACGCCCCGGTGACTCGGTCCTCGTGCAGGGCGCCGGCGGTGGCGTGGCGACGGCCGCGATCGTGCTCGGCAGGGCCGCGGGGCTCCGGGTCTTCGCCACCAGCCGGGACGAGGCCAAGCGGAAGCGAGCCCTGGAACTGGGGGCCGTGGAGGCCGTGGAGCCGGGAGCGCGGCTGCCGCAGCGGGTGGACGCCGTGATCGAGACGGTGGGTGCGGCCACCTGGTCCCACTCGGTGAAGTCGCTGCGGCCCGGCGGCACGCTCGTCATCTCCGGGGCGACGAGCGGCGACCGGCCCTCGCACGCCGAGCTGACCCGGATCTTCTTCCTGGAGCTGAAGGTCGTCGGCTCCACCATGGGCACCAAGGAGGAGCTGGAGGATCTGCTCTCCTTCTGCGCGGCCACGGGCGTACGGCCCGTCATCGACGAGGAACTGCCGTTGGACCGGGCCCGCGAGGGCTTCGAGCGGCTCGCGTCCGGGGAGCAGTTCGGGAAGATCGTGCTCACCAACTCCTGAGGTTCGCAGGGTGGTTGGGTCGTTCGGGCGGGTCCGGGGTGTTCCCGGCCCGCCCTCTTCCCGCGCGGAACCCGGCCGCCCGGGCGGGCCCCGTCAGACCTTCGGCTGTCGCAGGAGCGCGGCGATGCGGGCCGCCGCCGACGACAGGTGGTGGCGGGTCTCGTGGAGTTGGCCGGGGGTGACTCCGTGGTCGCGGGCCGCGTCGCGGATGTCGTCGCGGAAGCGGTCCAGGAGACGGTCCAGGTCGCGGGCAGGGTCTCCGGTGAAGTCCTCGTGCGCCCAGGAGGGTTCGTACTCGACGGGGAAGTCCTCGGTGGGCGGGACGTAGTGGGCTTCGGTGGGGGTGGACGGTGCGGTCGCGTCCTCAGGGGTGCGGATGAAGCTCCGGTCCCTGCCCCGGCCCTTGGCCCAGTCCTTGCCGAAATCGCCGAATTCCTTGGCCAGTTCGGTCAGGCCCTCGCGGACGCCGGTCGGCCAGTCGCCGCGCGTGAAGTGGTCCTGGACCCGGTCCTGGACCTGCCGGGCGATGCGCTGCATCTCCTCCTGGGCCTGGGCCCGCGCCCGTGCCTGTGCCTCCTGGGCCTGGCGGCGGGCCCGCTGGGCCTCCTCGCGGGCCCGGCGGCTCTCGTCCTTGGCGCGGCGGGCCTGCTCCTTCCACTCCTGCTTGACCCGGCGCATCTCCTCCTTGGCGGCTCGCCAGGACTCCTTGTCGTCGCCCAGGTCGCCGTACTCCCCGGCCGACGCGCCCGTCTTGGGACCCAGGCGGGCCTCGGAGGCGGCCGCGCGCATCTCGCGGCGCAGGTCGCCGGCCGCGCCACGCACGTCGGCCCTTATCTCGGCGGCCAGTTCCGCGACCGACTCGCGGATCTCCAGCTCCAGGTCGGCCAACTCGCCGCGGCGGTCGGCCAGTTCGGCGCGTCCGGCGTCCGTGATGGCGTACACCTTGCGGCCGCCCTCCGTGGTGTGCCGGACCAGGCCCTCGGCCTCCAGTTTGGCCAGTCGGGGGTAGACCGTACCCGCCGAGGGGGCGTACAGCCCCTGGAAGCGTTCCTCGAGGAGCCTGATCACCTCGTAGCCGTGGCGCGGGGCCTCGTCGAGCAGCTTGAGCAGATACAGGCGGAGGCGCCCGTGGGCGAAGACGGGGGGCATGTCAGAGCACCTTCTTGTCGGTCGTACCGTCGGCCGGGGCGTCGGTGGCCTCTGTGGACTCGGAGCCCTGGTCGGAGACGGAATTGTCTCCCGGGGCGGCCGGGGCGCCGGTGGCGGGGGCGGTGTCCGGGCGCCGTGGCGGCTCGGACTCCCACGGGGTGTGGTCCTCGTGCTCGCTCGGCGGGCGGCGCAGCAGGGCGATCGAGCCGGAGACCGTGGTGGCCCGGAGCCGGCCGGTGCCCGCCCCCAGCCGACCGGTGATCTTGTGGGCACCCCACTGGCCGTGCACCCGCAGTCCGTCGAAGGCGTTGGAGATCGTGCCGCTCGCCGTGTTCGCCTCCACCTCCGCGTCTCCCGGGTGCGGCAGGCGGATGGCGATCTCGCCGGAGACGCTGGTGAGGCTGACCTCCGTGGGGCCGTCCGGGTCCAGATCGACGATCATGGATCCGCTGACGGAGTCGGCCCGGACGGTGCGGCCGGAGCCCGCGACCACCGTGAGGTCGCCCGAGACCGACTTGAACCGCAGGTCTCCGGTGACCGCCTGGGCCTCCAGGTTCCCCGACACGGTGTCCGCGTGGACCGGGCCCGAGACGCCGACCAGGGTCGTGTCCCCGGTCACGCCCTTGACCACGGCGGGGCCGCGGATCCCGGAGACGACCGCGCCGGCGTCGACCACGCCCACCTCCACGCGCGTGTCGGCCGGGACCGCCAGGGAGACGACGGCGCTGCGCCGCCAGCCCTTGCGGTCGAGCCACTTCAGCAGCCCCTTCCAGGGCAGGTCCTCATAGGCCACCGTGAGGGTGCCGCCCTTGTGGGTGACCACGAGGGGCGGGCCCTTGATCTCCGAGACCTCGAGGCGGGCGGAACCTTCTTCCGTGCCCACCACGTTGACCGTTCCGCTGACGATGCGGACCTGGAGGTCGTTCACGCCGGCGTCGAAGGTCAGCTTCTGGGGCTCGGTGACGGACCACTCGGACATGGGGCCTCCTTGGCCGGACACGGTCACAACGCGCCATATCGCGTCTCGCGTAAAACACGATATATCGTGGCCGCCGGAAGTCAAGGCACTCATTCGAGTGAGCAGGCGTGCCGAGGGTGCCAGGGTGCCTCTCGCGTGCGCCGAGGTGCAGGTCGAGCCCATCGGGGGCGCGCGTCGGGCGCCGTAAGGGCGAGTCGGGGGATCCGCGGGCCCGTCGGCTCGGGATGGCGCAGGTGGCGTTGGGGGTGCCGGTCGCCGCGTGATGGTGTGTGCGGGGCGCTGCTTCTGGCGCACGGGGCGCTGGGGACGGCGTACGAGCAGATGCGCCGGCACGGGCGAGCGTGCGCGCCGGGGCAGTGGCCGGAGTCGTGCGATGGGGGTGCGGCTGGGAGGTGCTCACAGCTCACGGCACACGGCACACAGCTCACGGCACGCAGCTCACGGCGCACGGCGCACGGCACACAGCTCACGGCGTACGCCACACGCCACACGGCACACGGCACACGGCGCGCGGCAAGGTGCGGGGGCGCTCGCCCGTGTCCGCGGGTGCCGGCTGCGCGGCCCCACCGTGGGTCCCCGCACGGCTGCGCCCGAGCAGGTCCGTACGTTGCATAGGCTGTCTGTGCAGGCACTGTCGGCCTTGATGCAGATGCAGGAGACGCACCCCATGTACTTCACGGACCGCGGGATCGAGGAGTTGGAGAAACGGCGTGGCGAGGAAGAGGTCACCTTCGAGTGGCTCGCCGAGCAGCTGCGCACGTTCGTCGATCTCAATCCCGACTTCGAGGTGCCCGTCGAGCGCCTTGCCACCTGGCTCGCGCGGCTCGACGACGAGGACGACGAGTAGGCGACCGCGCGACCGGTGAGCCGCGCGCCCGGCGGGCTCATGAGCGGGGGCGATCATCAGCCGTATCGCTCGTTGCCCCTCCCTCTCCCTTTCCCCTGGCGTTAGCCTTCTCCTCCCATCGGGGAACGGGGGGCGTCATGGCCGCGGGAGTCGAACGGATACGGCTGGACGACGGGACCGTCGTCTGGGCCAGGATCGGTGCGGGGAGCGAGAGCGGGTACGAGGGCGGGTACGCGGACACCTCGCTCGGGGATCGGGTCATCGACATGGCCGGGGGACTGGCCGGCACGGTCGGTGGGGTCGTGCGCTCCCTGCGCGCCGGTCTGGACACCCCGGCCCCGGTGGAGGTCAGCGTCAGCTTCGGAATCGAACTGACGGCGCAGTCCGGCAAGATCGTGAGCGCCATCGCGGAAGGCGGCGGCAAGTCGTCCCTCACCGTGTCCCTGAGCTGGACCGAACCCGCCACCGTGGCGGGCGGCACGGATCCCGCGATGCCGGCCGGCCCGGCCGTACCGCCGCAGGCGACGGCCCCTGGCGCCGAATGAGCACCTTCGCTGCGATGGTGCGCCCCTGCCTGGCACGCGTCGGCGCACCGGGTGATGGGTATGCAACGGACCGTGACCCGTACTGGGGATCGGGGTTCTTCATCGCTCCCGGCTGGCTGCTGACGTGCGCGCATGTCGTGGGGAGGGGAGGCGCCGCGGTGTGCCGAGGGGAGAGCGCCATGAGCGTGACCTGGCAGGAGCGCTCCGCAGGCGACGGCTGGGCGGAGCGCACCGGCACCGGTACGGCCGTACTCGTCGCCCCCCGCCCCGAAGCCGCTCAGGCACCGCGGGACCGCTGGCCGTTCCCCGACCTCGCGCTCGTCCGGGTCGTCGGCGCCGACGACGTGCCCTGCCTGTGGCTCGCCGACCGGGAGGCGGGCCCGCGGACCCCGGTCGGGCTCTACGGCTGGTCCGTGCAGACCGGTGAGCTGGGCATCCGGCACGGCGACGGCGAACTCGCCGGGTCCGACGCCCAGGCCCTGCTGCTCGCCGGGA
This region includes:
- the sodX gene encoding nickel-type superoxide dismutase maturation protease; amino-acid sequence: MPELSQETERGRAVAPFGLAEVTGPSMVPTLRHGDRLLLRYGGAVRPGDVVVLRHPFQQDLLVVKRAVERREGGWWVLGDNPYAGGDSTDYGVVPDELVLGKAYFRYRPRPVGQRSPLALARWALSAARPLLPDRSASRRLRAR
- a CDS encoding CGNR zinc finger domain-containing protein, yielding MELAYYSDYAVRLVNSEEPARGKDSLTSVEAVRDLFGANASAGRRATDADVTRFRSVRARLRAVFEAADKGDETLAVDLLNSLLLEFPVSPQISGHDFRDEDGRPLWHMHLADHPSNATAGYAAIAAMGLAFHLTEYGVDRLGLCEATPCRNAYLDTSTNRSRRYCSDRCATRANVAAYRARKRLEADRSGSSGRAAESAQRASASGER
- a CDS encoding class I SAM-dependent methyltransferase, coding for MTTSTGTDWAAWQESWDRQQEWYMPDREERFRIMLDMVEALVGPAPRVLDLACGTGTVTARLLARLPEATSTGVDLDPALLAIAGGTFEGDDRVSLVTADLKDPGWRAELPYGTYDAVLTATALHWLHSEPLAALYGQVAELVRDGGVFMNADHMIDDSTPRINEAERALRHARMDQAKRDGAVDWTEWWQLAAQDPVLAEPTARRFEIYGEHADGDMPSAAWHARVLREKGFGEARPVWCSPSDTMLLAVK
- a CDS encoding amino acid ABC transporter ATP-binding protein, whose translation is MVRAQGVHKSFGHVEVLKGIDLEVKPGEVFCLIGPSGSGKSTFLRCINHLEKINAGRLYVDGELVGYRQQGDKLYELRDREVALKRRDIGMVFQRFNLFPHMTAMENVMEAPVQVKGTGKAQAKERAMQLLERVGLADRAGHYPSQLSGGQQQRVAIARALAMDPKLMLFDEPTSALDPELVGDVLDVMRDLAESGMTMVVVTHEMGFAREVGDSLVFMDEGVVVESGHPRDVLTNPQHERTQSFLSKVL
- a CDS encoding amino acid ABC transporter permease; amino-acid sequence: MTDKDKTAGQTPAQETPPARPEAIKAIPVRHYGRYVSAVIAIAILVAIVYAFGQGKINWHAVPEYFFDHRILTGVSKTLLLTVLSMLIGIVGGIVLAIMRLSRNPVTSSIAWFYIWFFRGTPVLVQLFLWFNLGLVFEYINLMPFYKDYWSNFMTPLLTALLGLGLNEAAYMAEICRAGLLAVDEGQTEAAHALGMSHARTLRRVIIPQAMRVIVPPTGNEVINMLKTTSLVAAVQYPELFRYAQDIGQNSGAPVEMYFLAAAWYLIMTSVLSVGQYYIERYYARGSSRSLPPTPWQKVRSHLTTFSSRKVTA
- a CDS encoding ABC transporter substrate-binding protein, with the protein product MTASSTRRTTAAHSRLAAVGAIAVAGALLLTGCGDQTKTKSTGSTGSTGGAPLAGKLPADIRSKGEIKVGSDIAYAPVEFKDSSGNVAGLDPDLAAAMGKQLGVKLTFENGTFDGLLTGLRSGRYDIAMSAMTDNKNRQEGVDPDTGKKVGEGVDFVDYLTAGVSIYTRKGDTQGINGWSDLCGKKIAVERGTVSEDLAKQEAKKCPGGKKLSIEPFDDDQQSQTRLRSGGVDAASSDFPVAAYAVKTSGGGKDFQVVGQQVEAAPYGIAVSKSATQLRDALQAAMDAIIKNGEYEKILEKWGAQDGAVKQSVINGGK
- a CDS encoding NAD(P)-dependent malic enzyme; amino-acid sequence: MAAEIVNPRSDSTTDQDGGAEPLDSFDPVFALHRGGKMAVQATVPVRDKDDLSLAYTPGVARVCTAIAEQPELVNDYTWKSSVVAVVTDGTAVLGLGDIGPQASLPVMEGKAILFKQFGGVDAVPIALDCTDVDDIVETVVRLAPSFGGVNLEDISAPRCFEIERRLQERLDIPVFHDDQHGTAVVTLAALRNAARLSGREIGQLRAVISGAGAAGVAIAKMLVEAGIGDVAVTDRKGVVSADREDLTSVKRELAGFTNKAGITGTLEDALAGADVFIGVSGGTVPEEAVASMAKGAFVFAMANPNPEVHPDVAHKYAAVVATGRSDFPNQINNVLAFPGIFAGALQVRASRITEGMKIAAAEALAAVVGDDLAADYVIPSPFDERVAPAVTAAVAAAARAEGVARR
- a CDS encoding zinc-binding dehydrogenase yields the protein MFAVYAARIDRDQPLTGLELGERPAPEARPGWSTIHVRAASLNHHDLWSLRGVGLPEDRLPMILGCDAAGVDADGNEVVLHSVIGQTGHGVGPNEPRSILTERYQGTFAEQVAVPTWNVLPKPKELSFAEAACLPTAWLTAYRMLFTNAGVRPGDSVLVQGAGGGVATAAIVLGRAAGLRVFATSRDEAKRKRALELGAVEAVEPGARLPQRVDAVIETVGAATWSHSVKSLRPGGTLVISGATSGDRPSHAELTRIFFLELKVVGSTMGTKEELEDLLSFCAATGVRPVIDEELPLDRAREGFERLASGEQFGKIVLTNS
- a CDS encoding PadR family transcriptional regulator; the encoded protein is MPPVFAHGRLRLYLLKLLDEAPRHGYEVIRLLEERFQGLYAPSAGTVYPRLAKLEAEGLVRHTTEGGRKVYAITDAGRAELADRRGELADLELEIRESVAELAAEIRADVRGAAGDLRREMRAAASEARLGPKTGASAGEYGDLGDDKESWRAAKEEMRRVKQEWKEQARRAKDESRRAREEAQRARRQAQEAQARARAQAQEEMQRIARQVQDRVQDHFTRGDWPTGVREGLTELAKEFGDFGKDWAKGRGRDRSFIRTPEDATAPSTPTEAHYVPPTEDFPVEYEPSWAHEDFTGDPARDLDRLLDRFRDDIRDAARDHGVTPGQLHETRHHLSSAAARIAALLRQPKV
- a CDS encoding DUF4097 family beta strand repeat-containing protein, translated to MSEWSVTEPQKLTFDAGVNDLQVRIVSGTVNVVGTEEGSARLEVSEIKGPPLVVTHKGGTLTVAYEDLPWKGLLKWLDRKGWRRSAVVSLAVPADTRVEVGVVDAGAVVSGIRGPAVVKGVTGDTTLVGVSGPVHADTVSGNLEAQAVTGDLRFKSVSGDLTVVAGSGRTVRADSVSGSMIVDLDPDGPTEVSLTSVSGEIAIRLPHPGDAEVEANTASGTISNAFDGLRVHGQWGAHKITGRLGAGTGRLRATTVSGSIALLRRPPSEHEDHTPWESEPPRRPDTAPATGAPAAPGDNSVSDQGSESTEATDAPADGTTDKKVL
- a CDS encoding DUF6104 family protein, with the translated sequence MYFTDRGIEELEKRRGEEEVTFEWLAEQLRTFVDLNPDFEVPVERLATWLARLDDEDDE
- a CDS encoding CU044_2847 family protein, with the protein product MAAGVERIRLDDGTVVWARIGAGSESGYEGGYADTSLGDRVIDMAGGLAGTVGGVVRSLRAGLDTPAPVEVSVSFGIELTAQSGKIVSAIAEGGGKSSLTVSLSWTEPATVAGGTDPAMPAGPAVPPQATAPGAE